In Diceros bicornis minor isolate mBicDic1 chromosome 13, mDicBic1.mat.cur, whole genome shotgun sequence, the sequence tcaccaaagaaaaagataGGGATGAAAATCACCCCCCCACCCCGAATTGCTGTATCAAACTCCatgcctcatctgtgaaatgggttccAGTGGCTCTGTCCCTCCCTGGCCAGGCCTGACCTGCCCATCAGGTGGCACTCACCAATGCGTGTGGGAAAGACATCCTCGTCATTGATGAGGCCCTCGATCCAGTCCATGAGCAAGGCCATATAGCGTGGCGCCGAGAGCTTGGCAGGCCGCCGGTACTGGCGCTCGTCCTGCCAGCGGTACTCGTAGCGGGGCCCTCCGGCCATGACCGGGCAGCTGGTCTCGCTGCAGCGCTCCGCCATGGTGCCGTAGATGAGGTTGATGCGGTTGAAGAAGTCCACCACGTGCACGGCAATCCAGTCATCGATGTTCTCGCCAGGGGGCAGCCTCACCACGCTGCGCAGGTCCAGGCCTGACTTAAGTGATGCCTGTGCCTTCTTATACAGCTCAAAGCGCTGTGTGCCAGGCTCGAAGCGCTTCCGCGGCCGGAATGTCTTGTCTTTGGCGAACACCTGCTTCAGGCACAGCGCCATGGCCAGGCTGGGTCGGGGGCCAGGGGTCCAGGGGCAGGACCTGTGGATGCCCCGCTGAGGCCAAGGGCACAGGGGAGCATGGTGGTCAGATCCTTACCAAAAGGGCTTTGACTTCCCAACACATCATTTCCCTCTCACTTCTGAGCTTTTGGCCAACCTCTGCAGCCTCTGTCTGCAATCTAAATCTTCCTCATCCCCTTGGTCCAGCACCCCTGCCCTATTTCCAGGCTACCCTAGCCCCTGCTGCCAAGCGCCCACAGCCCTCCCATCTTGTTTTGTTTCCTCTCCACTTTCATTGCATCTTACAGAGGGCTGGGCCTGGGCTCTAAACAGGTGCTCCTCAGACTTGCGGTTGACCATTAGAGAGGTGGCAGAGGCTTCCTGCAGGCCCCTCAGGAGGCAGGGGCCTGGACGTGACAACCTCTGGGGGCCTCACAGGCCAGCTGGTGCAGCGTGGGAGAGCTTGGCCACATTGTGctagggggaggggatgggggagggcccCGCCTTTGGCTTCCTCTGGGATATCCCGTAGTCCATCCGGCCACCGGGGATTCCCAGGGAGCAGGAGAGACTTTTCTACCAAAAATGTCCTTTCCTTTCATTACCCTGAAAGAGGAAAGAGCTCTCATATGgccagctgtgtggcctctgAGTGTGGCCACAGGCactggaggagaggggaagggtggCAGGTCTAGAAGGGAGCCACTTCCTCCAACAGTGGCTGGAGATCCTGCCCCCAAAGCTAGCCTCCTCCAGCCtgaaacccaaacccaaacccaaacaaGCCACTGGCCCCTGCCACAGCCCCTGCCATTCAGGAGACGTTctagagcacctactatgtgcctagCACCGGGAGGTAGGAAAATGCAGTCAGATCCACCCAGCTGGGCCCATCTAGAATTCAGACAAATTTGCTTTGCCTTTTAGAATTGAAGGATCTCAGACTCAGAACAGACTTTGGGGACAACAATGAGAGCCCGAGGCTTGGAGGCAGGAgtcctgggttctagtcccagctctacCATGGCTGGGTGACCTCTGTAGCAGGCatggaattggctcatgcaactTCCTGGGTCACTCTGATACTTCCTGGGTCACTCTGGTACAGGCGAGGTTTCTGGGACTCCTGGGGCAGTCATCTCACATCTCATCTCCCCTGTGAGCGTGTGAGCTCTTGGGAAATGCAGACCTAGGTACCTGCTGAGACTGGAACTTAGGCACAAACTGAGCACTGGCCCTAACCCCAGACTGAGAACCGAGCTCTGGCTCCAGGCTGAACTCTGACCTTGCCCTGACCCTGGTCAATGTGAGTCCTGGACTCTAGCCCTGGACTGAGGCTTGAATACAGCCAAAAGCCTGGCCTTGGCCTCAGAGCTGACACTGGAGCCTTTTCCCTTCTCATATCTCTAGTAATGCTGCGACAGGACTGGGGAAGGAATGATGGGAACAGGGTGACGACTGTGTATAGCCAAAGTCACAGCACATATGGGTGGGGGGGAGGTGTCACAGCAGGTAACAAGTCAAGGTAGTAGAGGAGAAGTTTGGAATGAAGGTTCTTCCTTGTACCCACATCAGGCAGGCCAGGAGGGGAGAGTTAAGTAAAATGAGAGGAGTTTGGAGAGTAGGGGCAGGTCTCCCAGCAGAATCTTGTCTTTTTGAAAAAAACCTCAAAGATGTGGCAGGTCATCTTATCCATCCTCTGCCCCTTGACTTCTCACCCAAAGAAGTCCCCAGAGTGGGACCTGAGCTTCCTGACCCAAGAGGAGATTTCCACGCTTTACTTGCCGCCTGTGTTCTAAATTCTGCTTGGGCAGGTGCTTCCAAAATCGCTCACACTAAATTCAGGTGAGGTTCCTGGCTCTCCACATTCACACAGCCCCCTTGACTGAAAGTTACTAATAGactctcaccctggcattcaatACCGCACCCTACCTTTCCTGCCCCACTTCCCTACACCCACCACCCTGGGCTTCCTCCCGATCCCTGAACATGCCCCCCACCCTCCTGCCTCTGTGTGTTTTCTTACATTGGTCCCTTTGTCTGACTACACATGGTCAGGTGGAAGGCTACCTCCTCCCACAGGCCCCTCTTCTGAACCCAGAGCTCCTTCTCCTTGGGTGGACGCTGCTCCTTGGCCATTGCTGTCCCCCAGCCTAGGTCAGAGCCTGCGACACAGTTGATGCTCAGGCTTCAAGGAAAGCTTAGAATAAAGAATCTCGGGGTTGAAATAGGCCTGAGAGATAACTGGTCCAACCCACTTCttgtacagatagggaaactgaggcccagaaaggggacTTGAGGAGACTGTGTTCACATAGCAAGTTACAGGCAGGGGATCTTCAACGGCAGAAGAGGGAACTGGGAAAAGGTAGGGCTCAGCCCATGACAATGAGCAAAGGGCCATTTTCCTGCACTGACTTGTCGCTGGTCTGGTGGAGATAAGGGAAAAGGATGGGAGTGCAGGAAGAGGGGACACATCTTCCCACCGACTAGACCAACCTAATTCCTGCTGCTCCAACACACTAAGCacccctcctcttcccccacaagCAGCTTGGGTGTCCTGACCAGTGAGCCAGAGTCCCACCTTCCTGCTGCAGAATTTCAAGGTCTGGGCCCTTCTCCAGGAAAATGTAAGCTTGGGTGTGGGGGGATTGATAGGTGCCCTTCCATCCACGCCACTTGTTTCTTCACTTCCCACTCCCATGCCCTTACTGAGTTTCTATCCCTCACAGAGCCTCTGTCCCCTCCCTGAACCCTGGCAATTCCCCCTCCTAGCCAGTTTCCTAACTCTGGGTGTCCTTTTACTCCTAAAGTGGCCAGTGATGGCTCACACCCTGAGGGGGGATCTGGGCTTCCCAAATGAAGACCACAAAGTGGCCCTGACTGTTTCTAACAGTTAGCCCCCTGCCAGGGCCACACCTGCActccccaggcctggcccaggaTCTTGGCCAGGGGATGGCCCCAGTTTGAACCCAGAATCCAGCCTAGGGCAGTGCCATGTGGCGGGCGCCCTGCAGGGCAGAGATCCAAGAGAaaagtagaggcagagactccatgCTCTTCCCTGGCGCTCGGCCTCCCCCGGGaccccctgacccccacccctctccctcgCCCAGCTGCCAGGACAGACCGGTCGTAGGACCCATAGGAGCAGGCCTGACATTTCCGCTCCGAAAGACACGCCCCTTTCAAACACCGCCACCCCCTCAACCCCGACTTTCGTAGCTTTGAGCCTCGGACCCCGGACCGAGGACTGCGGCCAGCCTGCCTTCGGGCGGAGGTCGCCTCCGGACAGTGCCACGCCGGGGGCAGTCGAAGAAATGAAAGGGGAAGTAAGGCTGGGCCGCGTGCGCGGCGGGGGCGCTGGGGCGCGGGCGCTCACTCACGGGGTCCTCGTCTGGCCGCGGGGTCACATCCCCAGCGCCGTGGGTCGCCTTCTTCTGCCAGTCCTCCCGCCCTGCCGGTTCTCTCGCCTGTCCGCCGGCCTGCCCTGCCGGGTCGCTCTCGCCCTCCCGCCCCCGAGGCGACGCCGGCTCCGCCCCGGTCCTCCCCGGCCCCGCCACGCCGCGGTCCAGGGGCGGGGAAGGGGCGGGGAaaggccccccccacccccaatgcaCAGACACACTCTCTGTCGCTTTTCCGTAAAGTCCATATCGCACTCCCAGCTTCCCCAGGTGGCACTCTCAGTGTCTCAGACTTTTACCAAGGAGGCAGCCTCAGCTTTCtcgactgtaaaatggggacaagcTCAGCTTCTGTCTGGAGCAGAAACAAAAGATTTGCTAGATAATGGTGGTTTCCTTTCCCTCCTAGAATCAAGTGTGTCTCACTTGTCCCTGAGTTCAATAAGAGATCAGGTCTGCCCTATACACTTCCATGCCTTCAGCTCctggcagagtgcctggcacatagcaggcacttagtacccatttactgaatgaatgaatgccttgGGAATCATGAGTGAGTCCCTCACCCCAGCACTTGGCAGTGAAGAGTGCTCAAATCACAGACTTTCACCTCCCCCACCAGGGCTGGCGTCACTGCTCAGACTGGGCTGATTCTCCTCACTCCTCACCCAGAATCACCCCATTTCCCACCACCAGACCTTCAGTTCCTGCTGTTCTCACTTTGGaatatcttctttttctccttccttccaacCAAATCCAAACCCTTCAAGACCTGATCCCCTCTCCTTACTTGTCTACCTAGGTTCCTCCCCTGAGGGCAGACAGATATCCTACACCAGCTCAATGCACACTGTGGGCCCCAGGCCCAGGGACCAGTTGGCTGGTTCTGTCCTGGGATGGGAGGGAAGGTTGGAGATTTTCTAGGGTAGAAGGGCCAAGACAGACAGATGGGCTGCTGAAGTCACCCTGGAGGGGTGTGGGAGGTGAGCAGGGGGAGGTAGGGGAGAgctggaggctggaggtgggCATTTATTGTGGTGCAGATGCCTCACTGGGCTCCCCTTGTGTCTGGATCTTCTGCTTGCTAGATGGCATGAGAATACGCTGGATCCTTAAGAATCCCAGCTCACAGAACCGaggatttattcttttgttgagcatctacttTTGTCCCCgtataaagttttcttttttttgctgtctGAGTCTTAACTCTGCCCCAAATCCCCTATAAACAAACATTTGCGTGCTCTAGTGTATGCAGAAGGAATTCAAACTTAGTCTTTCATTTGTTTGATATCCTAATCAACACCCGTTACTGAGCATGACTCTGCACTGAGAGCAGGGGATCAGGTGATGAAGCTGCCTCAGCCCCTGACCTCAGCTGACCACAGGTCCTCAATGGGGGACGACACACAGAGATAACACAAAGTCAGAGCTCAGTCTTCTAGAAGTGAGAACACTGATGGTGAGCACTTTCTAAGAGTGAGGTTATCTACAGGAAACATGTGGAACACCCAAATTGGGCACTTTGAGGAGAGTTTCAAGAAGGCATCATTTAGAGGTGTAGTCAGGGTATATGTAGACCACACAAAGGGCTAGCAAGAGCAGCCCTTTGCTGTCTACCCTAGCCTGAAGGGGTGCTGGGAGGGAGTGGTAAAAGTGGGAGCTATGAGGAGGGGGCTACTGATGGGAGCTGTGGCCTAAGCTCGAGGGGCATACCCAGCCCACAGCAATCATACTGTGAAGGACTGGGGGAAAAAGGGGCCTCACTTCTCTCCCTTGCTCTGATCTCTGGCCTGGTTTCCCCACTGGCCAGATCCTACCCTTGTAGCCAAAGTCAAGGGAACCTGTTGATGCAGCGCATAGAGGTCGGCCTCCTGGGGCCTagagctgggaggaggagggtgaagggTGCATCTGGGGACAATGGAAGGCACGTAGCACATGGGCTCAGGGACTTGACTTCacaaaggaaatagaaactgcTTGTGCTTTCCTTATCATTCAgttctaaatatttcataattttattgtcATTTCCTCTTTAACCCATGGAtgatttagaagtgtgttttttAGTTTCTCAGCCTATGGGAGGTTTatgtttttcttgttgacttCTAATTATGTTGCATTGTGGTTGGAGATCATGGTCTGTAAGATTCTTTGGAATGTGATGTGACTCCCTCTGTGGCCTTGTCTGTGGTCATTTGCTGTAGCTCCGAGCTGGGTTTTATAGGATGGGCAGGAGTTTGCCTGGTGAAGAGTGAAAAGCACAGAATCTTACATTGTGGGAAATATAGATGATCCATTTTGAAGGAACTTCAGAAGTTCCCAGCTCATCCACAGAGCCCCTGGGTGTCAGTAAAAGTGGACAGACAGGTGGAAAGGAAGCCAGGTGGAAGGCTGGGAGAAGCCAAAGATAGTCCAGATCTCTCAAGCACCTGTACCCCTTCCTGCAGCTCTCAGTCTGGGCTCGAGAGACCGTGTTCTTTCAGGAGGCTCTGCTGGGGCTGAGAAGACCCAGACCATGGAGAACAAGGTTCTGGCTTTATCATGTATTAGCCGTGTCATCTTGGTTACTCCTGCCCTCTCTGATGGCATGCTGTTCCCTGCCACTGTGTCCTGAGTATAAGTGGCTCAAATAAGGCCCTGTCTCTGAAGGTTGGTAGGAGCCAGCGAGAAGCTAGTTGAGGACATACCCTCTCCCACTGCACAGCCCAGGCTCCTCGATGGGAGCTCTAAGTGGCACCAGAGTGGTCTCCAGACCCGTGCTCCTGCCCTGCTGTGTGTCTCTGGGAAAGCCTCTGCCCCCCTCTGGGCCTCAACTGGCCCATCTGCATCACAAAAGCATCTTCTAGCCATACCATTCCAAGTGCCTTATTGGGaccagcttcctgctcctgcccctgtGGGCCTGTACAGTGACTCCACTGATACAgggtggcctctccctgggggctcCCCAGCCCTTCCTTTGCCAGGAAAAGtcctccagccccactcctcTCAGAATGAGCTACAATATCCCCAGCTCACTCCACCAGGCACTGGCAGGTCCTGTAGCCTGATGGGGCCTGCCTCTCTTCACTCTCTCTCCCAAGAAAAAGTTTCTATTCAGCTTCTGCCCCGCCCTGCCCAGAAGACAGGATCTCCCATCCTGGGTCTTCCATGCTGGCACATGGAGGAAGAAGCGAAGGACACCCTTATGGCAGTAAGAGGAATTGAGGTTCGACTTCCTTTACCTTGAAGAAGACAATGTTCAAGGGAATGTGACGGGGAAGACAAGGTTGAAAAGGATATACATTAaatttctgtgtgaccttgggcaaggccttTATTCTCTCTGAGCCtatttccccttctgtaaaacagaaacaataacaacaacaataatatgtGCCCCACGGAAGAGCTGTGAGGATCGAATGTGAGAGCCCTTGTAAGCAGCAGAAGGCTGTGGCCAATCTTTTGGGGGTGCTGCCTTCAAGCACCCAGAGGCTTTTGCGTAAAAGAGGGATTGCACTGTTCCTGTGGTCCTGGAGGACAGGGGCAGAGACCTAGGACAACACAGGAGGAGACAATCAGCACACCAGAGCTGTCTAACCACGCAGCCTGGATGGCTGTACTCATTTCTCGGGAGGGAAGTGTGCACACTCAAGTGGCACAGCCCCCTGTGACACGGGCTTCAGAgggtttcagtctctttgaagAGCAGGAGGACCCTCCTGACCCTGAGAACCTCAGACTCCAGTCTCTGTGCTCCAAGGTCCTCCTCCCCCCCAGCTCCCCATCCACCCCTTGATTTGGAGGCTTTGCCCTCACCTATCCAGGTCTCAGGTCTTCCATCCTGGGAACGAGACCTCAAGAGACTGCGGTGGAAGCCTGGTGTGCATAAGGGCCTTAGGATAATTTCACAGTCTCCGCATGACCTGACCTCCAACATGTCCTGGTAGGCCATGCCCCCTCCTCCAGGTACATACTCTCCAACCACTTAGGTTAGTTCCCAGGTCAGGGGTGTC encodes:
- the MOB3C gene encoding MOB kinase activator 3C encodes the protein MALCLKQVFAKDKTFRPRKRFEPGTQRFELYKKAQASLKSGLDLRSVVRLPPGENIDDWIAVHVVDFFNRINLIYGTMAERCSETSCPVMAGGPRYEYRWQDERQYRRPAKLSAPRYMALLMDWIEGLINDEDVFPTRIGVPFPKNFQQVCTKILTRLFRVFVHVYIHHFDSILSMGAEAHVNTCYKHFYYFIREFSLVDQRELEPLREMTERICH